Proteins co-encoded in one Bremerella sp. TYQ1 genomic window:
- a CDS encoding response regulator transcription factor, which yields MTMKPNADTHILVVEDEEHLAVGIRYNLEADGYQVSVAEDGRIALRIVEDNPGKIDLVILDLMLPGMSGYAVCETLRSNGEDMPILILSARTLSEDRTRGFDVGADQYMMKPFDLDEFLSRVKNLLSMRRRRQPAKSPEEDLVHQYSFGDVEIDFDSFQAFVSGKPIRLTQLESKLLHYFVSHPSRIIPKGELLREVWEMPSNVSTRAPDQFIARLRKMFEKDKSKPKHFITIRDAGYQFLPTGEEPSKESAKDRLPAEDHDEESSE from the coding sequence ATGACTATGAAGCCAAATGCCGACACCCACATCTTGGTCGTTGAAGACGAAGAGCATCTGGCCGTCGGGATTCGCTATAACTTGGAAGCGGACGGCTACCAGGTTTCGGTCGCCGAAGATGGCCGCATCGCGCTGCGAATTGTGGAAGACAATCCCGGCAAGATCGACCTGGTAATCCTCGATTTGATGCTGCCAGGCATGAGCGGTTATGCCGTTTGCGAGACGCTGCGAAGTAACGGCGAAGACATGCCGATCTTGATTCTGAGTGCTCGCACGCTGTCGGAAGATCGCACGCGTGGTTTCGACGTCGGTGCCGATCAATACATGATGAAGCCGTTCGACTTGGACGAGTTTCTCAGCCGCGTGAAGAACTTGCTTTCGATGCGTCGTCGTCGTCAGCCGGCGAAAAGTCCCGAAGAAGATCTCGTGCATCAATACAGCTTTGGAGATGTCGAGATCGACTTCGACAGCTTTCAAGCGTTCGTCAGTGGCAAGCCAATTCGATTGACGCAGCTGGAATCGAAACTACTGCATTACTTTGTCAGTCATCCCAGCCGCATTATTCCCAAAGGGGAACTGCTTCGCGAAGTTTGGGAGATGCCCTCGAATGTTTCGACCCGAGCGCCGGACCAGTTCATCGCGCGGCTGCGAAAGATGTTCGAGAAAGACAAATCGAAGCCAAAGCATTTCATCACCATTCGAGACGCCGGCTATCAATTTCTGCCGACCGGCGAAGAGCCATCCAAAGAGTCGGCCAAGGATCGTTTGCCGGCGGAAGATCACGACGAGGAGTCGTCGGAGTAA
- a CDS encoding TIGR00730 family Rossman fold protein, translating to MKSLCVFCGSASGSRPVYVEAATKLGQLMAERKLQLVYGGGKVGMMGALADAVLDAGGEVIGVIPGALVDRELAHHGVTDLIIVDSMHQRKAKMAESSDGFLALPGGYGTLEELFEVITWAQLGFHSKPCGLLNVENFFNPLLHMLDQAAQQQFMSTDNRDLLLTSNDAGEILNLLTETHPHENPRWIDRSET from the coding sequence ATGAAAAGTTTGTGCGTATTTTGCGGGTCGGCTTCTGGTAGCCGGCCCGTTTATGTTGAAGCCGCCACCAAACTCGGACAATTGATGGCCGAGCGAAAGCTTCAGCTGGTATATGGTGGCGGAAAAGTTGGCATGATGGGAGCATTGGCCGACGCCGTTCTTGATGCTGGTGGCGAAGTAATCGGCGTGATCCCAGGGGCCTTGGTCGACCGAGAACTCGCCCATCACGGCGTGACCGACTTGATCATCGTCGACTCGATGCATCAACGCAAAGCCAAGATGGCGGAGTCGTCCGATGGATTTCTGGCGTTGCCCGGGGGCTATGGAACACTGGAAGAGTTGTTCGAGGTGATTACCTGGGCACAGCTTGGTTTTCACTCGAAGCCATGTGGTCTGCTGAACGTCGAGAACTTCTTCAATCCGCTGTTACATATGCTCGACCAGGCAGCCCAGCAGCAGTTTATGTCGACCGACAATCGAGATCTCTTGCTGACATCCAACGACGCAGGGGAAATCCTCAATCTGCTAACCGAGACCCATCCACACGAAAACCCACGTTGGATTGACCGGTCGGAGACGTAA
- a CDS encoding acyl-CoA desaturase, with translation MSIVTENENTSLLGESNLAKKRPAKSKKPSPDRPRQSKPYSQRFRNGGAWPIIGWIGLIHLGALAAPFCFTWSGLVAAVVLYYLSGCVGITLCFHRYLTHAGFKTTKPVRYILAFIGQLAGEGSALDWVATHRKHHAHSDQEDDPHSPLDGGVWAHIIWLFPHHTGPEKDELHMRWAPDLRKDKVMWFLHKTFIVWHLVLGLGLLGLGYLIGGWYTGVSMVVWGMFLRLTVLLHVTWFVNSATHMWGYRNYETTDKSTNLWWVGLLAFGEGWHNNHHAYPRMAVHGHKWWEFDLTWNVIRVMRACGLVWNVVDYKQKTKDGAIKV, from the coding sequence ATGTCGATCGTAACTGAAAACGAAAATACCTCGCTTCTCGGCGAGAGCAATCTTGCTAAAAAGCGTCCTGCGAAATCGAAGAAACCATCCCCTGACCGTCCCCGACAGTCGAAGCCATATAGCCAGCGATTTCGCAACGGTGGTGCCTGGCCGATCATCGGTTGGATTGGCCTGATCCACCTCGGAGCCCTCGCGGCACCGTTCTGCTTTACCTGGTCCGGTTTGGTCGCCGCCGTGGTGCTTTACTACTTGTCTGGCTGCGTCGGAATCACGCTTTGTTTCCATCGCTATCTGACGCATGCTGGCTTTAAGACCACCAAGCCGGTTCGTTACATTTTGGCGTTCATCGGTCAGTTGGCCGGCGAAGGCTCTGCTTTGGACTGGGTCGCCACGCACCGTAAGCATCATGCTCACAGCGATCAGGAAGACGACCCTCACTCGCCACTGGATGGCGGCGTTTGGGCCCACATCATCTGGCTCTTCCCGCATCACACCGGGCCAGAAAAAGACGAACTTCACATGCGTTGGGCACCTGACCTGCGTAAAGACAAAGTCATGTGGTTCCTGCACAAGACGTTCATCGTCTGGCACTTGGTTCTGGGCCTCGGTCTGCTCGGTTTGGGCTATCTCATCGGTGGCTGGTACACCGGCGTCTCAATGGTCGTTTGGGGCATGTTCCTTCGCTTGACCGTCCTGCTGCACGTTACCTGGTTCGTTAACTCCGCAACGCACATGTGGGGTTATCGCAACTACGAAACGACCGACAAAAGCACCAATCTCTGGTGGGTTGGCCTACTCGCTTTCGGCGAAGGCTGGCACAACAATCACCACGCTTATCCACGCATGGCTGTCCATGGCCACAAGTGGTGGGAATTCGACCTGACGTGGAACGTCATTCGTGTCATGCGAGCCTGTGGACTCGTCTGGAACGTGGTCGATTACAAGCAAAAAACCAAAGATGGCGCGATCAAAGTCTAA
- a CDS encoding phytanoyl-CoA dioxygenase family protein, which yields MARDWSELHELATDMFAWPTDAAGWEQYRLTQEQVDSFHENGYLAGVKILNDDQIEALRAELAEFFESEHAGKELWYEYHTNESTTPETVLFHALGAWRLRQGFHDVLWAPGFVMAASQLLDGPVRFWHDQLFCKPAKHGSVVAWHQDYSYWTRTKPIAHLTCWIGLDDATNENGCVQYIPGSHRWDLLPITGLAGNMEAIHEVLNDEQWEQFQHPVGAELKAGEATFHHPLMVHGSFENRIDRPRRATVINAFRDGVVSDKNEELLNGVPPIPQGAKMEGQFFPLLFDPATVS from the coding sequence ATGGCTCGCGATTGGTCGGAACTTCACGAACTCGCTACGGACATGTTTGCTTGGCCAACCGACGCCGCTGGTTGGGAGCAGTATCGTTTGACCCAAGAGCAAGTCGACTCGTTTCACGAGAATGGTTATTTGGCTGGGGTTAAGATTTTGAATGATGATCAGATCGAAGCACTACGAGCCGAGTTGGCCGAGTTCTTCGAGTCGGAACATGCCGGCAAAGAGCTCTGGTACGAGTATCACACCAACGAATCGACGACGCCTGAGACGGTGCTGTTTCATGCCCTTGGTGCCTGGCGATTGCGCCAAGGTTTTCATGATGTGCTTTGGGCTCCTGGCTTTGTGATGGCGGCGAGTCAGTTACTGGACGGACCTGTTCGGTTTTGGCACGACCAACTGTTCTGCAAGCCAGCCAAGCATGGTAGTGTCGTTGCGTGGCACCAGGACTATTCCTATTGGACACGGACCAAACCGATTGCCCATCTGACGTGCTGGATCGGATTGGACGACGCAACGAACGAGAACGGCTGCGTACAGTACATCCCAGGCAGTCATCGCTGGGATTTGCTGCCGATCACCGGCTTGGCGGGCAATATGGAAGCAATCCACGAAGTCTTAAACGACGAGCAGTGGGAGCAATTTCAGCATCCTGTCGGAGCGGAATTGAAAGCAGGCGAAGCGACGTTTCATCATCCTTTGATGGTGCATGGTTCGTTCGAGAACCGCATCGATCGCCCGCGGCGTGCGACGGTGATCAATGCATTTCGCGATGGCGTGGTCAGCGATAAGAACGAAGAGCTGCTCAACGGAGTCCCCCCCATTCCACAGGGAGCGAAGATGGAGGGGCAATTCTTCCCGCTGCTGTTCGACCCCGCGACGGTTTCCTAA
- a CDS encoding TraR/DksA C4-type zinc finger protein — MLKEISCPDCHWHRLVGTVEKLRLLLGLGMLRRDENPDPAIIEELFERNASQLTCGECGRLGLRIDLPRDDEEDWGDAPICEQCRKTIPAERLEIFPDTKICVQCQQKDDDGEDDTSPEFCPKCGEIMMSGTSRGGGLTRYQLRCPRCG; from the coding sequence ATGTTAAAAGAAATTAGCTGCCCCGATTGTCATTGGCATCGTCTCGTCGGAACGGTCGAAAAACTCCGTCTTTTGCTGGGACTGGGAATGCTCCGCCGCGATGAGAACCCCGATCCGGCGATCATCGAGGAATTGTTCGAGCGAAACGCGTCTCAGTTGACATGTGGCGAATGTGGCCGCTTGGGGCTGCGGATCGACTTGCCCCGCGACGACGAAGAAGATTGGGGAGATGCCCCTATTTGTGAGCAGTGCCGGAAGACGATCCCAGCGGAGCGGCTGGAGATCTTCCCTGACACAAAAATATGTGTGCAGTGCCAGCAAAAAGATGATGACGGCGAAGACGATACATCGCCCGAATTTTGCCCGAAGTGCGGAGAGATTATGATGTCAGGCACTTCCCGTGGTGGCGGTTTAACACGTTATCAACTGCGATGCCCTCGTTGCGGGTAG
- a CDS encoding DUF1080 domain-containing protein — MSMRIFLSLACCFGLASIACGQEFKSGIEWPEPRVVTPGEKPSDPPSDAIVLIGEDGMSAWNGGEKWKWDDGVATAAKGGINTKEKFGDIQLHMEWAAPEEVKSSGQGRGNSGVFFMGHYEVQILDSYENTTYFDGQAGAVYKQSPPMVNAMKKPGQWNTYDIVFNKPVRNEKGDVVAPARITVIHNGVVVQNSYPVRGSTNWHKPPAYDRHGDEGSISLQFHGNPVKFRNMWVRKIEPIEPTFVPEDTEMVRYRADWSTEKMTAAPPQESETEEKEAPKKEKKQSKKAEKQADKSPETEAKSDEKPAEKPKDDSKKEDKPE, encoded by the coding sequence ATGTCGATGCGTATTTTTCTTTCCCTTGCCTGTTGTTTCGGATTGGCCTCGATTGCTTGCGGCCAGGAATTCAAAAGTGGTATCGAGTGGCCAGAGCCACGTGTCGTTACCCCAGGCGAAAAGCCAAGTGATCCCCCTTCAGACGCCATTGTGCTGATCGGTGAAGATGGCATGTCTGCCTGGAATGGCGGCGAAAAGTGGAAATGGGATGATGGTGTCGCGACTGCTGCCAAGGGTGGTATCAACACCAAAGAAAAGTTCGGCGATATCCAACTGCACATGGAATGGGCCGCTCCGGAAGAAGTCAAAAGCAGCGGCCAAGGTCGCGGTAACAGTGGTGTCTTTTTTATGGGGCATTACGAGGTTCAAATCCTTGATTCGTACGAAAATACGACCTATTTCGATGGCCAAGCAGGTGCCGTTTACAAGCAGTCTCCACCAATGGTCAACGCGATGAAAAAGCCAGGCCAATGGAACACGTACGACATCGTCTTCAACAAACCGGTCCGTAACGAAAAAGGGGATGTCGTTGCTCCGGCTCGTATCACCGTGATCCATAACGGCGTCGTCGTGCAAAACAGTTATCCGGTCCGCGGAAGCACCAATTGGCACAAGCCGCCAGCCTACGATCGCCACGGAGACGAAGGCAGCATCAGCCTTCAGTTCCACGGCAACCCCGTGAAATTCCGCAACATGTGGGTTCGTAAAATCGAACCGATCGAGCCAACCTTCGTTCCGGAAGACACCGAAATGGTTCGTTATCGAGCCGATTGGTCGACGGAAAAAATGACTGCCGCACCTCCTCAGGAAAGTGAAACGGAAGAAAAGGAAGCTCCCAAGAAGGAGAAAAAGCAGTCCAAAAAGGCGGAAAAACAAGCCGACAAATCGCCCGAAACCGAAGCGAAGTCGGACGAGAAACCAGCCGAGAAGCCGAAGGACGACTCCAAAAAGGAAGACAAGCCGGAATAG
- a CDS encoding CBS domain-containing protein: protein MILNQSFLRQGIDSLVTFNPICIHANTPLYELLERLYCTGFHHWPVVDDHRNVVGIVSDIDIVRGAIKYRDTRRSLPTVRDEYCLPTSQVMQTTVKTLASGGSSLEGLDIMLANEFHSLPVTQSGALWGMVTTTDYIREFAYSTHAARSASIESLTDASPHFVDICASIEDVQQTMEANNLCYVIASQEDCPLGVITAKDLRQFRCRLMARSLFEGKPAETAKAIDLIKTTSRLSPDATLGETASMMFEQQISAVMVLPKGDSFCGVITQEQVLKHLHQLESSVAV from the coding sequence ATGATCTTGAACCAATCGTTCCTACGTCAGGGTATCGATTCACTGGTCACGTTCAATCCGATTTGTATCCATGCCAATACGCCGCTTTACGAGTTACTCGAGCGACTCTATTGCACCGGGTTTCATCATTGGCCAGTCGTGGACGATCACCGAAATGTTGTAGGTATCGTCTCCGATATCGATATCGTTCGCGGAGCCATAAAGTATCGCGATACGCGACGTTCGCTGCCGACAGTGCGCGATGAATATTGCCTGCCAACGTCTCAGGTCATGCAAACCACCGTCAAGACATTGGCTTCAGGCGGTAGTTCGCTCGAAGGTCTCGATATCATGCTTGCCAACGAATTCCACTCGTTGCCGGTCACTCAGTCCGGGGCATTGTGGGGAATGGTTACGACCACCGACTACATTCGCGAATTCGCCTACAGCACGCATGCCGCACGTAGCGCATCGATTGAATCGCTGACCGATGCGTCACCGCACTTCGTCGATATCTGTGCGTCGATTGAAGATGTTCAGCAAACGATGGAGGCAAACAATCTTTGCTATGTGATCGCTTCGCAGGAAGACTGCCCGTTGGGTGTGATCACGGCCAAAGATCTTCGTCAATTTCGCTGCCGCCTGATGGCTCGCTCGTTGTTTGAAGGCAAGCCTGCCGAAACCGCCAAAGCTATTGATTTGATCAAAACCACCAGCCGGCTTTCGCCAGACGCTACGCTTGGTGAAACAGCCTCGATGATGTTCGAGCAACAGATCAGCGCGGTGATGGTTCTTCCCAAAGGTGACAGCTTTTGTGGCGTGATCACTCAAGAACAAGTTCTGAAGCACCTGCATCAGCTTGAGTCGAGTGTTGCAGTCTAA
- a CDS encoding alpha/beta hydrolase, whose protein sequence is MLKSLLLGCLVLLLSVSTGLAAEGKKAPLWENGAPGAKGTEEKDIPTLTTYLPASEINTGCAVVVCPGGGYGHLATGHEGVDIANFWNDLGIAAFVLEYRHSGRGYKHPIPLQDAQRAIRTVRARAEEYDVDPNRIGVMGFSAGGHLASSAGTHFDGGNPDAKDPIDRVSCRPDFLILCYPVIAFDQPFTHRGSQNNLLGKDADKELVQSMSSELQVTPETPPTFIFHTTEDTGVPPQNAVVFYMALIQNKVPAEMHVFEKGRHGVGLAKSIPGTAQWSSLCHKWLQNRGMVSAEK, encoded by the coding sequence ATGTTGAAATCGCTCTTGCTGGGCTGCTTAGTTCTACTGCTTTCTGTTTCGACAGGCCTCGCCGCAGAAGGCAAAAAAGCCCCGCTTTGGGAAAACGGTGCCCCAGGTGCCAAAGGAACCGAAGAGAAAGATATCCCTACACTGACGACCTACCTGCCAGCCTCCGAGATCAACACTGGATGCGCCGTGGTGGTATGTCCCGGCGGTGGCTACGGACATCTAGCGACTGGACACGAAGGAGTCGACATCGCAAATTTCTGGAACGATCTCGGCATCGCAGCTTTCGTTTTAGAGTATCGCCATTCAGGCCGTGGCTATAAGCATCCGATTCCGCTGCAAGATGCCCAACGAGCTATTCGGACTGTCCGGGCTCGAGCCGAAGAGTATGACGTCGATCCGAACCGCATCGGAGTGATGGGCTTTTCCGCCGGGGGTCATCTCGCTTCGTCGGCTGGCACGCATTTCGATGGTGGCAATCCTGACGCAAAGGATCCAATCGATCGGGTGAGCTGTCGTCCTGACTTCCTGATTCTGTGTTATCCCGTGATCGCGTTTGATCAGCCGTTTACCCACCGCGGATCGCAAAACAACTTGCTTGGCAAAGACGCCGACAAAGAACTCGTGCAATCGATGTCGAGTGAACTTCAAGTCACTCCAGAAACGCCCCCAACGTTTATCTTCCACACGACGGAAGATACCGGAGTTCCTCCTCAAAATGCGGTTGTCTTCTACATGGCATTGATCCAAAACAAAGTTCCAGCCGAAATGCACGTATTTGAAAAGGGTCGTCACGGCGTTGGCCTGGCCAAGTCGATCCCAGGGACAGCTCAATGGTCGTCGCTTTGCCACAAGTGGCTGCAAAATCGCGGCATGGTATCTGCTGAGAAGTAG
- a CDS encoding tetratricopeptide repeat protein, translating into MGLFSHKLMPSLLALGMILGLMVSASSAETSQGIIDELLRDGWQVGPDGMATVRSATAKARSLADADALYAAGIALLRHHQYDDAAATFQAAIDVDPKHFRSWRALIWVRTLQEKFDAALIQIQRLAKQLPPSELVGDEEVKVQETVRLLGRLFGFYEGPRSGDVSAALVQRSRDAIKPALIGQRQTDFDNNYQDVTTLFTTSTTEQQDARDDAKQKEQMEKLQTQQDIETKKKQLEVDQQQAINRIDQLRSEWNQEEQRFEQMEAPLNASIAQLEAQQRVIRRELSILFDDVFRLTEEKRQTNDPVRRDRLEREIFRLERLINDYERDLALVQAEGRRLVSSRDVLRTRRLQTQQRFEAEIKQHVDRKQDLERAEKRVALDSRRNSRPATGNSPRVRVLSAKASSIRTYADFPLEVERLTLLGR; encoded by the coding sequence ATGGGGCTTTTCTCCCATAAATTAATGCCGTCATTGCTTGCCTTGGGCATGATTCTGGGGCTGATGGTCTCGGCTTCATCGGCGGAGACATCACAGGGAATCATCGACGAACTGCTTCGTGACGGCTGGCAAGTTGGCCCTGACGGCATGGCCACCGTTCGCAGCGCGACGGCCAAAGCCCGTAGTCTGGCAGATGCCGATGCGTTGTATGCGGCGGGCATTGCGCTGCTTAGGCATCATCAATACGACGACGCGGCAGCAACGTTTCAAGCTGCGATTGATGTCGACCCTAAGCATTTTCGCAGTTGGCGTGCGTTGATTTGGGTCCGAACGCTGCAAGAGAAATTCGATGCCGCGTTGATTCAAATTCAGCGACTTGCCAAACAGTTGCCACCAAGCGAATTGGTCGGCGACGAAGAAGTCAAAGTGCAAGAGACCGTTCGGCTGCTCGGTCGACTATTCGGATTTTATGAGGGGCCACGATCGGGCGATGTTTCTGCAGCACTAGTGCAGCGTTCGCGGGATGCGATCAAGCCAGCATTGATTGGCCAGCGTCAGACCGATTTCGACAACAATTATCAGGACGTGACAACACTGTTCACGACTTCCACCACCGAGCAGCAAGATGCTCGCGATGACGCGAAACAAAAGGAGCAGATGGAAAAGCTGCAGACTCAGCAAGATATCGAAACGAAGAAGAAGCAACTGGAAGTCGACCAACAACAGGCAATCAACCGAATCGATCAGCTACGTAGTGAATGGAACCAGGAAGAGCAGCGTTTCGAGCAGATGGAAGCACCGCTCAACGCGTCGATTGCCCAACTGGAAGCTCAGCAGCGGGTAATTCGTCGTGAGTTGTCGATCTTGTTTGACGATGTCTTTCGATTGACGGAGGAAAAACGGCAAACGAACGATCCTGTTCGACGAGATCGACTCGAACGAGAGATTTTCCGACTAGAGCGACTAATCAACGACTACGAACGGGACTTGGCATTGGTGCAAGCCGAGGGCCGTCGATTGGTTTCCAGCCGAGATGTCTTACGAACACGGCGTTTGCAAACACAGCAACGCTTCGAAGCAGAAATCAAGCAGCATGTGGATCGGAAGCAAGATTTAGAGCGAGCTGAGAAACGCGTTGCGTTGGATTCACGTCGAAATAGCCGACCAGCGACGGGGAACTCACCACGCGTTCGGGTCCTTTCTGCCAAGGCTTCCAGCATTCGGACTTACGCTGACTTTCCCCTGGAAGTCGAACGATTGACGCTACTTGGCCGTTAG
- a CDS encoding DUF3500 domain-containing protein produces the protein MRKSFLAITSVFVALLSVTTAYTFYRLAGTGEKMTSAADALVSSLDAEQKKAMLYPYDSPQRLGWHFIPKDQRKGLQMKDMTEDQRKKTHALLQVALSEVGYDKTTKIISLEALLKHIQKSGPIRDTERYYVTIFGEPNADSRWGLSFEGHHLSLNFVVEGDQVVSSTPQFFATNPAEVKEAVLDGYPKGMEILKAEEEIAFALVNGLSKQQRETAVIAEKCPAEIRNAGDPHPPQTAPEGIAWTELKAEQQATLKKLIDTYVSTMPKDVAAKRFADLEAAGWDGIHFAWAGGFKDGVPHYYRVQGKTFLIEFVNAQPDVSGNPANHIHCVWRDMRGDFALSAK, from the coding sequence GTGCGAAAAAGCTTTCTCGCGATTACTTCTGTCTTCGTTGCGTTGTTGTCCGTGACGACTGCCTACACGTTTTATCGCCTCGCAGGAACTGGCGAGAAGATGACCTCTGCGGCTGACGCGTTGGTAAGCTCGCTGGATGCCGAGCAAAAGAAAGCGATGCTTTACCCCTACGACAGTCCACAGCGACTTGGCTGGCATTTCATTCCGAAAGACCAGCGTAAGGGGCTGCAGATGAAGGACATGACGGAAGATCAACGAAAAAAGACACATGCATTGCTGCAAGTCGCATTAAGCGAAGTTGGCTACGACAAGACAACCAAGATCATTTCGTTGGAAGCATTGCTGAAGCACATCCAGAAGTCAGGGCCCATCCGCGACACGGAACGATACTACGTGACGATCTTCGGCGAACCTAACGCAGACAGTCGCTGGGGCTTGAGCTTCGAGGGGCACCATCTTTCACTGAACTTCGTTGTCGAAGGGGATCAAGTGGTGTCGTCGACACCGCAGTTCTTTGCGACCAATCCGGCCGAGGTGAAAGAGGCTGTTCTGGATGGCTATCCCAAGGGAATGGAGATTTTGAAGGCCGAAGAAGAAATTGCGTTTGCTTTGGTCAATGGACTCTCCAAGCAGCAGCGTGAAACGGCCGTGATTGCTGAGAAGTGTCCTGCCGAAATCCGAAACGCCGGCGATCCTCACCCTCCCCAAACCGCTCCAGAAGGAATTGCTTGGACCGAATTGAAAGCAGAACAACAGGCCACGCTAAAGAAACTGATCGATACCTATGTATCGACGATGCCTAAGGACGTTGCCGCGAAACGTTTTGCCGACTTGGAAGCTGCCGGCTGGGATGGAATTCATTTCGCTTGGGCTGGTGGATTTAAAGATGGGGTGCCCCATTACTATCGCGTGCAGGGCAAAACGTTTCTAATTGAATTCGTGAATGCTCAGCCGGACGTTTCCGGCAACCCTGCCAATCATATTCATTGCGTCTGGCGTGATATGCGAGGAGACTTCGCGTTGTCTGCGAAATAA